One segment of Triticum aestivum cultivar Chinese Spring chromosome 2A, IWGSC CS RefSeq v2.1, whole genome shotgun sequence DNA contains the following:
- the LOC123187248 gene encoding chromatin-remodeling complex subunit ies6 yields the protein MESEVVRAEMLLAPTMAFKKVQTADKYPKGQSRGRQWKHLRHLLQAADATSLPPDRPNYLNIQSPPSVYPPKRYCDVTGFEAPYMDPRTKLRYADPEVFRQIRMLPEEYVQRYLAVRNAAVVLR from the exons ATGGAGTCGGAGGTAGTGAGGGCGGAGATGCTGCTGGCGCCGACGATGGCGTTCAAGAAGGTGCAGACGGCCGACAAGTACCCCAAGGGCCAGTCCCGCGGCCGCCAGTGgaagcacctccgccacctcctccaggcCGCCGACGCCACCTCGCTGCCCCCGGACCGCCCCAACT ATTTAAATATTCAGTCACCCCCATCCGTTTATCCACCAAAGAGATATTGTGACgttacaggctttgag GCACCATACATGGATCCGAGGACGAAGCTGCGCTACGCTGACCCAGAGGTCTTCAGGCAGATCAGAATGCTTCCCGAAGAATACGTCCAGAGGTACCTGGCTGTGAGGAACGCAGCGGTTGTACTACGATAA
- the LOC123187247 gene encoding FACT complex subunit SPT16, which translates to MADNGKAKSGSGGAYTINLETFSKRLKVFYDHWNGNKSDLWASSDAIAIATPPPSEDLRYLKSTALDVWLLGYEFPETIIVFMQKQIHFLCSQKKANLIGTLKDAASEAVGSDIVLHVKSKNGDGIDLMDDILRAVSAESKSDTPVVGHIAKEAPEGKLLETWAEKLAGGSVQLADVTHGFSELFAVKDATEIICVKKAAYLTSSVMKNFVVPTMEKVIDEERKVSHSSLMDDTEKVILDPLKAKVKLKPENIDICYPPVFQSGGKFDLRPGASSNDDYLYYDPASIIICAIGSRYSNYCSNVARTFLIDATPAQSKAYETLLKAQEAALAACKPGNQMSAVFKAAVAVFEKNAPELLPNLTKSAGTGIGLEFRESGLNLNAKNDRLIKEGMIFNVNLGLSNIQAETNNEKTKQFSLLLADTALVNDKAAEILTNCSKAVKDVAYSFNEDEEEVPKPKRAKVEPNGVEALPSKATLRSDNQEMSKEELRRQHQAELARQKNEETARRLAGGGSGNGDGRGPSRNSNELVAYKNVNDVPYSRELVIQVDQRNEAVLLPIYGSMVPFHVSTVKSVTSHQDNRTCTIRIFFNVPGMPFSNDKDLKSQGAIYLKEITFRSKDPRHSSEVVQQIKTLRRQVASRESERAERATLVTQEKLQQASNKTKQMRLNDVWIRPPFGGRGRKLTGTLEAHVNGFRYSTSRADERVDIMYGNIKHAFFQPAEKEMITLLHFHLHNHIMVGNKKTKDVQFYVEVMDVVQTVGGSRRSALDPDEIEEEQRERDRKNRINMEFQNYINKVNDHWSQPQFKGLDLEFDIPLRELGFHGVPYKASAFIIPTSTCLVELIETPFLVVTLGEIEIVNLERVGFGTKNFDMAIVFKDFKKDVLRIDSIPSTSLDAIKEWLDTTDLKYYESRLNLNWRPILKTIIDDPQKFVDDGGWEFLNMEASDSEAEETEESDQGYEPSDAEPESESEEEDSDSASLVESDEDEEEDSDEDSEEEKGKTWDELEREATNADRDHGAESDSEEERRRRKVKTFSKSGAPPQRGPSSSKHAPLPQRGGSSSGNKSRPPPSSSKGGPPSKKPKFR; encoded by the coding sequence ATGGCAGATAATGGTAAAGCAAAGTCAGGCTCAGGAGGAGCCTATACAATCAATCTAGAGACCTTCAGTAAGCGGCTTAAGGTGTTTTATGACCATTGGAACGGAAACAAGTCTGATCTTTGGGCTTCTTCTGATGCCATTGCAATTGCTACTCCGCCTCCTTCTGAGGATCTCCGTTATTTGAAATCCACAGCCCTGGATGTTTGGTTGCTTGGGTATGAATTTCCAGAAACCATAATTGTCTTCATGCAGAAGCAGATACATTTCTTATGCAGCCAGAAGAAAGCAAATCTCATTGGAACCCTCAAGGATGCTGCAAGTGAGGCTGTTGGTtctgatattgtcttgcatgtgaAAAGCAAGAACGGGGATGGCATTGACCTGATGGATGACATACTGCGTGCTGTTTCTGCTGAGTCGAAATCTGACACTCCAGTTGTTGGTCACATTGCAAAAGAGGCACCTGAGGGTAAGCTCCTTGAAACATGGGCAGAAAAGTTAGCTGGTGGATCTGTACAACTTGCAGATGTAACACATGGGTTTTCTGAGCTTTTTGCCGTGAAAGACGCCACAGAGATCATATGTGTGAAGAAGGCTGCTTACCTAACTTCATCTGTGATGAAAAACTTTGTGGTACCGACCATGGAGAAGGTTATTGATGAGGAGAGAAAAGTCTCACACTCCTCATTGATGGATGACACAGAGAAGGTTATTCTTGATCCTTTGAAGGCCAAGGTGAAGTTGAAGCCTGAAAATATTGATATTTGCTACCCTCCTGTCTTCCAAAGTGGAGGGAAGTTTGATCTTAGGCCAGGTGCCTCCAGCAATGATGATTATCTCTACTATGATCCTGCAAGTATTATCATCTGTGCAATTGGGTCCAGGTACAGTAACTACTGTTCCAATGTTGCCAGAACATTTTTGATAGATGCTACCCCGGCACAGAGTAAGGCGTATGAGACACTTCTGAAAGCTCAGGAAGCTGCTTTAGCAGCATGTAAACCAGGCAATCAGATGTCTGCAGTTTTTAAGGCTGCAGTTGCAGTGTTTGAGAAGAATGCCCCTGAACTGCTTCCTAATCTAACAAAGTCAGCTGGAACTGGAATTGGCCTTGAGTTCCGAGAATCTGGCTTAAACTTGAATGCCAAGAATGACCGTCTGATAAAAGAGGGAATGATTTTCAATGTCAACCTTGGTTTGAGTAATATACAGGCAGAAACAAACAATGAGAAGACAAAGCAGTTCTCTTTGTTATTAGCTGATACAGCTTTAGTTAATGACAAGGCTGCAGAGATCTTGACCAATTGCTCCAAGGCTGTTAAAGATGTTGCGTATTCATTtaatgaagatgaggaggaagttCCGAAGCCGAAGAGGGCTAAGGTTGAGCCAAATGGCGTGGAAGCACTACCATCCAAGGCAACACTTCGGTCAGACAACCAGGAGATGTCCAAGGAAGAGCTCCGGAGACAGCACCAGGCTGAACTTGCTCgtcaaaagaatgaagagactgcTAGAAGGCTTGCTGGGGGTGGTTCTGGTAATGGTGATGGCCGCGGTCCTTCTAGGAATTCAAATGAGCTTGTTGCGTACAAGAATGTGAATGATGTACCTTATTCGAGAGAGTTGGTGATACAAGTAGATCAGAGGAATGAAGCTGTTCTCTTACCTATATATGGCAGTATGGTCCCTTTCCATGTTTCTACTGTTAAGAGTGTGACCAGCCACCAGGACAACCGCACCTGCACTATCCGCATTTTCTTCAATGTACCTGGCATGCCATTCTCAAATGACAAAGATCTGAAGTCTCAAGGAGCGATCTACTTGAAAGAGATTACATTCCGCTCAAAGGATCCACGGCATAGCAGTGAAGTTGTCCAGCAGATCAAAACATTGAGGAGGCAAGTAGCTTCAAGGGAGTCAGAGAGAGCCGAAAGGGCCACCCTTGTTACCCAGGAGAAGCTCCAGCAGGCAAGCAACAAAACAAAGCAAATGAGGCTTAATGATGTCTGGATAAGGCCTCCATTTGGTGGTCGTGGGAGAAAGCTGACAGGAACTCTTGAGGCCCATGTTAATGGTTTCAGATATTCTACCTCACGGGCTGATGAGCGTGTGGATATCATGTATGGGAATATAAAACATGCTTTCTTCCAGCCAGCAGAGAAAGAAATGATTACTCTCCTTCATTTCCATCTGCATAATCATATCATGGTTGGAAACAAGAAGACGAAGGATGTGCAGTTTTATGTTGAAGTGATGGATGTTGTTCAAACTGTTGGTGGCAGCAGGAGGTCAGCCCTTGACCCTGATGAGATTGAAGAAGAGCAGCGTGAGAGGGACCGCAAGAACAGAATCAACATGGAGTTCCAGAACTATATCAACAAGGTTAACGACCACTGGTCGCAACCACAGTTCAAGGGGCTTGATCTGGAGTTTGACATCCCTCTTAGAGAGCTCGGGTTCCATGGTGTCCCGTATAAAGCTTCAGCTTTCATCATTCCAACTTCAACTTGTTTGGTTGAGCTGATTGAGACTCCCTTCCTGGTGGTGACCCTGGGTGAGATAGAGATTGTTAATCTGGAGAGGGTGGGCTTTGGAACAAAGAACTTTGACATGGCTATCGTGTTCAAGGACTTCAAGAAGGATGTTCTCCGCATCGACTCCATCCCGTCAACCTCACTTGACGCGATAAAGGAGTGGCTTGACACCACTGATCTCAAGTACTATGAGAGCAGGCTGAATCTGAACTGGCGCCCTATCCTGAAGACTATCATTGATGATCCCCAGAAGTTTGTTGACGATGGTGGCTGGGAGTTCCTGAACATGGAGGCAAGTGATTCTGAGGCAGAGGAAACAGAGGAATCAGACCAGGGGTATGAGCCTTCTGATGCTGAGCCTGAGTCTGAATCAGAAGAGGAAGACTCTGACAGCGCGTCGTTGGTGGAATCagatgaggatgaggaagaggattcTGATGAAGACTCTGAGGAAGAGAAGGGCAAGACCTGGGACGAGCTGGAGCGGGAGGCGACCAACGCGGACCGGGATCATGGCGCAGAGTCAGACAGCGAGGAAGAAAGGAGGCGCCGCAAGGTCAAGACCTTCAGCAAGTCCGGTGCACCACCGCAGCGTGGTCCTAGCAGCAGCAAGCATGCTCCGCTGCCACAGCGTGgtggcagcagcagcggcaacaagtcTCGCCCGCCTCCCAGTAGCTCCAAGGGAGGGCCGCCCTCGAAGAAGCCGAAGTTCAGGTGA